TAGCGGACAGTTCGGTTCATCGTCAGCGTGTACCCGGTTCCGTTGAGTCGGTCGCCGTGAGCGGACCCGAGGAGCGATGGACTGGTGACGCCCGTGGATCCGACGCCAACTGGATACGGAGTCACGGAACCGGTCGGCACTGGGGCAGGCGTCACCGGCGTCGACGAGTCATCGGCATCGCTGAACCCAAACCCCCCACAGCCTGCAGTAAGGACGACAGTGATGACGAGTAGCTGCCACCCCATATCCCTCGTCATGGTATAACAAACCATTCAGGTCGGAAGAAGTCTACGGATCGCCATTTATTCGGAATCTGTCGGTATATAGATGTGAAATCGTTGATTAACCTACCGAAACTATTATGATAGATACAGACACCGTATGGAACATGCCAACTAATGGCAGATCGGTCAACCGACGACAGTTGCTGAAGAGTACGGGCGTCGCAGGTGTGGCAGGGCTGACGGGACTGGCCGGTTGTTCCGGTGGCGACGGTGGCGACGGTGGTGGCGACGGCGGCGATGGTGGCAGTGATGGTGGCGGCGACGGCGGCGACGACTACCCGGCACTCGGAAACTTCCCGGTCGAGGGCGACACGGTCACCTTCGGGTTCAACGTTCCACAATCCGGGCCCTATTCGTCGGAGGGACAGGACGAACTTCGGGCGTACGAACTCGCCCAGAAGCACCTCAACAACGGGGGTGGCTGGGTGGACACCTTCGAGGACCTCAGCGGCGATGGCGTCCTCGGATACACGGTCGAGTCGGTGAACGGCGACACAGCGACCGACGCCGACACCGCCCGGCAGTCCGCCTCGCGGATGATAAACCGGGACAACGTGGTGATGATTTCAGGGGGCTCCTCCAGCGCGGTGGCTATCGCCGTGCAGGGGCTCTGTCAGTCGGAGAACGTCATGTTCATGGCCTGTCTGACTCACTCCAACGACACGACCGGGAAAGACTGCGCCCGGTACGGGTTCCGGGAGATGTTCAACGCGTACATGACCGGACAGGCACTCGCCCCGGTGCTTGAAAGCGAGTACGGCTCGGACAACTCCTTCTACCAGCTGTACGCCGACTACTCTTGGGGCCAGACCCAGCAGGACTCGATGAACCAGTTCCTCTCGGAAATCGGCTGGGAGGAAGTCGACAGCGTTCCGACGCCGCTTGGGACCAGCGACTTCTCCTCGTATCTCTCGGAGGCCGCAAACAGCGGCGCGGACGTACTCGTGCTGAACCACTACGGGCTGGACGGCGCGAACTCCGTCTCGCAGGC
The Haloarcula sp. CBA1129 genome window above contains:
- a CDS encoding substrate-binding protein, with the translated sequence MPTNGRSVNRRQLLKSTGVAGVAGLTGLAGCSGGDGGDGGGDGGDGGSDGGGDGGDDYPALGNFPVEGDTVTFGFNVPQSGPYSSEGQDELRAYELAQKHLNNGGGWVDTFEDLSGDGVLGYTVESVNGDTATDADTARQSASRMINRDNVVMISGGSSSAVAIAVQGLCQSENVMFMACLTHSNDTTGKDCARYGFREMFNAYMTGQALAPVLESEYGSDNSFYQLYADYSWGQTQQDSMNQFLSEIGWEEVDSVPTPLGTSDFSSYLSEAANSGADVLVLNHYGLDGANSVSQAVDAGIDEDMELVVPLYNRPMAQAAGGSIEGIYGTIAWDSQIDNEASNAFTQAFQDEYDRVPSGPAQLAYAQTLQYAAAAERAGTFYPPEVIRQLEDYEYSNIGMGAETMRACDHQAQRDIPVAQGLPASEQGDGNFIEIVEITSRDDVGYGCDSGPAAECELGEYGDE